From Tachypleus tridentatus isolate NWPU-2018 chromosome 8, ASM421037v1, whole genome shotgun sequence, a single genomic window includes:
- the LOC143222904 gene encoding uncharacterized protein LOC143222904 — MSLTMSSCEYLPGKNVDNVSGTAVAVNSNVSVNMEDGNLLVNKWTSVNKDLKISSECNTEQMQPFSEQNGRHSSNDCNQGIHESLQNISNIESDDIDVIEGCDLQQKSCVNTEAENVSVTNFLEKSETVSEDSDSQFPDYRRKENKNSDIDFNSKHLNVHQWNCCTVYQRSRNNDSSSADRTFQAPVTGNGVDTEERKYLHNRSLVSLKRCQKNSFVFTSVNMNPCPRQWTRRTGINLFFPLSIRSLSSYQRSSTLILLSSSSNSYDHLFTQVSSQRLRLLEYYYDYIDESYRENGKNVSRTTIKLQQNSLPSSVIPPLTSDLYRYRFHSDTLALEQQKYSEVGKILRTLSMDFEKKISLKVS, encoded by the exons atgaGTTTAACTATGTCATCATGCGAATACTTACCTGGAAAAAATGTAGACAATGTTAGTGGTACGGCAGTCGCCGTTAACAGTAATGTTTCAGTGAATATGGAAGACGGCAACCTGCTTGTTAATAAATGGACTTCggtaaataaagatttaaaaataagtaGCGAGTGCAATACCGAACAGATGCAGCCCTTCTCGGAACAAAATGGTCGACACAGTTCTAACGATTGTAATCAAGGCATTCACGAGTCCCTACAGAACATTAGCAACATCGAGAGTGACGATATAGATGTCATTGAAGGATGTGACCTTCAGCAAAAAAGTTGTGTAAATACGGAAGCCGAAAATGTGTCGGTAACGAACTTTTTAGAAAAGAGTgaaactgtttctgaagacagtGACAGCCAGTTTCCAGATTACCGAAGAAAAGAGAATAAGAACAGTGACATTGACTTTAATAGCAAACACCTGAATGTGCACCAATGGAATTGTTGCACTGTGTATCAACGTTCAAGAAATAACGACAGCTCCTCAGCAGATAGAACCTTTCAAGCTCCAGTCACCGGTAACGGAGTTGatactgaagagagaaaataTTTGCACAATCGTAGTTTGGTTTCCCTGAAAAGGTGCCAAAAGAACTCATTTGTGTTTACATCCGTCAATATGAATCCGTGTCCCCGGCAGTGGACGAGACGAACCGGAATCAATCTCTTTTTTCCTCTCTCTATTCGAAGTTTATCTTCATATCAGAGAAGTTCTACTTTAATACTCTTAAGCTCCAGTTCTAATTCATATGACCATTTATTTACCCAAGTGTCATCCCAACGTTTAAGATTACTTGAATATTATTACGATTACATCGACGAGAGTTATCGTGAGAATG GCAAAAACGTTTCTCGGACCACTATCAAGCTTCAACAAAATAGTTTACCATCATCTGTAATCCCTCCCTTGACCTCTGACCTCTACAGATACAGGTTTCATTCTGACACGCTTGCCTTGGAACAGCAGAAGTACAGTGAAGTAGGAAAAATCCTACGGACCTTGAGTatggattttgaaaaaaaaatcag tcTAAAGGTATCGTAA